TGAGCCTCGTCTGGACGCCCCACAACTCCTTCCGGGCTTTGGAAAAATTGCCCTCCCCGGAGCAGCAACGTACCCCCGCCTATCTGGACCCCCTCTTTACCACCACGCGCCCGGCACCTGGCGGGCATGTTCCGGCTTTTGCACGAAAACCCTGGAACATCGTCCTCGTGCAGATGGAAGGCGTAAATCAGGAGTATGCCTTTGCCGTCGACCCCCTGAAAGGACCGGTCATGCCGTTTTTGACGAGTCTGGCAGGCAAATCCCTGGTATTGGGGCGCCATTTTTCCACTGCAGTGGACACCGAGGTAGCGGTCTTCTCGCTCTTTACGGGCCTCTTCCCCATGACCCAGCCCATTAAGCTGGTGCTCCGTCCCGACCTCAAGCTGCCCACGGTCTTTTCCCTTCTCTCCCCAACCCACTCCAGCTTCCTGGTGGCAGCCTCGAACCTCAGGATGTGGTACCCGGTCGGATTACTCAAAAACAGCGGATTGCAGGAGATATGGGATGTAGAGAATTCGCCGTCGGGAAAGTATTATGTGGGGTTCATGAATTTCAAAGACGAGAAGGAAACGGCGGACCTTTTCATCGAGAAGGTAAAAAACTCCAAAAAACCGTTCATCGGGGTCTACTGCCCTTACGCGACCCATTTCCCCTATGTTTCCTCGGAGATGACCAAAGAAGAGGCGCAGCTTAAAAAGCGGGAGCGCTACATGATCACCCTCAGGCTCGTAGATGCCCAGATCAAGCGCGTCTTCGACGCCCTGGAATCGCAGAATCTCCTCGACTCCACGATCTTCGTGGTAACCGCCGATCATGGCGAGGCATTCGGAGAGCACGGCACATGGGCCCACGGGACCAGCCTTTTCAACACTGCCGTCAACGTGCCGATGCTATTCTACCAGCCGAAGCTGTTTCCCGGAGAGCGCCGTTTACAGATCACCAGTCACGCGGACCTCCTCCCCACTCTTCTTGACGTAATGGGTGTCGGCTATTCCGAAGGGCAGTTCGAGGGCGAATCAATTCTCCGGGAGCGAAGACGTAAATACACCTTCTTCTATACGCCGAGATCGGATCAACTAGGCTCCGTAAGCAATGAAGGCATCAAGCTATGGATCGATTACCGGACCAACAGGTGCACGGCCTTCGATCTCAGGTCGGATTTCGCAGAATCGAACCCTTCCGATTGCGCGTCCCATCGCGAGCAGCTCGAAGCGCTCTCCACATTCCGCCGCTACCATACGAATATGCTCCTCGACTATTCCGGTGTGCGGCCTGTTCCTTCAACCCGTTGACACTTCGAAAGCGTACTGATCCGCCGCTCCGAGCCTCCGTTTTCCATTAAATTATCGGCAAAATAATTGTTCTTATGCCCCAATAGTGACCGTATATGCTTATATGTTAACGAACTATCGATATACATATTCGGCAAAGAGATCGGCAAATTGCACGATGGAATTCACCAAATCGACCTGCAGTTCCAATTATTGTATTGGCGTTACTATAATACAGTAACTATGAGTTAGTATTTCAAATGAAGCTGAAGAATTACCTTTGGTCAGCCTCGTTTTTATTATATTTACCAATCTTACTTCTTATCCATCGTTCGAAATTAGTCGGGCTCTTGCCGGCTGAACCCCCGCTTCCAATTGAACTGTCGAAGGACGTACCCGTCGTCCACGCACTAATTCTCCTAATTCTCGATCTCCACGCTTCCCGCAAACTTAAGCCACAGCGCGAAAACCGGGTCGACCACGCGGAAGGTTCCCTCGTCTTTTTCGATGTAGTCCAGGGCGGTAAGCTTGGCCAGAGCGCCCTGAATGCCCCCGATGGAACCAAGATTATGCCGCCCCATGTATTCCATGGAGTAGGGACTAGCTGCCGGCTCTTTTGCAATGGCCGCAAGCAGCCTGATCTGGGCAGGAGCCAAAGCCTGGAGATATGATTCGTATACCGGTTTCTCATCCTCGTGGACCTGCTGCACCCCTTTGGCCAGATCATCCGGGCGTATCACGTCTTCTTCCGCAATTTCATATATGGCATAAGGGATCTTCTGGATATAGTAGGGATAGCCGCCGACCAGATCGAAGACGCTGCCGGCTATCTCTTCGGGACAACTCTTGCCTGCAGCGAGGAATCTCTCCACGATAAACTCCACTGCCGCCTTTTTCGGTAAGGGTGGAAGCTGGTAGTTGATGGCGCTCTTATAGAAGGCCCTTTTGCTCGTATTGAAGATATCGACGAGAAGTCTTCTCCTGCTTCCGATGAAGAAATAGGAGACATTGGAATGGGACTGAATGTGAGAGCGCATCACCCCCTCGATCTTGAGCGAGTCCGGCAACTGGGTGATTTCCTGGAATTCATCGAAGGCGACATGAAACCCATTCTCATTCTTCGCCGTAAATTCGCCGAACTGGGTGAGTGTTTCATCGAGCAGGTCGATCCCCCGGGCCCGGGTGGCGGGCTCCGCCGTGATGACAAATCCCGATTCAGGGTCAGGCTTTACGGTAAACGAGGGCTTCCATGAGGAAAGGATGCGTGAGGCCTTTTGAAGGAGCGACATATCCTTCTTATAAATGGAATAGAGGGACATGGCCAGCCTCTGTGCCACCCCCTCCACGGAATCTATGCCGAAGAAGTCGATATAGGTGGTGACCACCTTCTCTCCCGCAAGCTTTGACTGTACCCTCTTCACCAGAGAGGTCTTCCCATATCTCCTGGGAGAGTAAAGGACGACGTTGGCCCTGTTGAGGGCGTGGGAAGTAAGCTCCCCCATCTCCTTCTCCCGGTCGCAAAACGGCGCCGTAACCGGCAGTTCCGTAGAATAAAATGGGTTTCTCATGGCGGCTCCTTAGTTATTGTATTAGCGTTACTGTACTATAGTAACTATCATTAAATATGTCAAGTGGGGTCGCAACCCTCACCCCTTGGGAGGTCGGGATTTTGGATCTGCCGATATTGTGAGGCCACGTGCTTCGCTCTAGCCGGGAGTGGGGAATGGCTGGAGCCATGCATCAATTATTTCCACAAGTTATGGCTGGGATGCGCCACGATATCTCGTGTCAGTGGCTGACCCCTCTGCCTTGCCAGTCGGCCATGTCGCCGAACCGAGAGCTCCAAAGAGCGCCGCGCTCGGAGAGACATTGGACATTGGATAAAGGATGATAGCTGGCATTGCATGCACACCGGATACTGATAACGCTGAGGTGCGGATTCGCTTTACGGTGAGAAGAACCGCTGGTTAAAAGAGACGGAGACGACAGGAGGGGTGTGCCGTGAAGAAGGGGACCTTTGGCTGGAGGGTTGATATCGTTGGATATTCTCTTTACTACAATTTCGTGTTGACAGGGGGAATATAGGATGTCCCCATCTGCTTGTTACCCATCATCTCATAATTACTGGAGATTAAAGGCCGCTATCCCCCACGGACCGAGGCATGTCTTAGAAAATGTATTGTTATGCGGAAGGATTATTTTATCTTCTTCAACAATTATTGATGAATGCCCAGGAACTTGAAATTTACCCAAAAAAAGGATGGCATTTTCGTTGAGATATCTCACATAGAACACTCGTCCTTTCTTATCGAAAACTTCAAATCCATGGCGATCATAATTTTTTAATTCAAAATAGTTGTTGGTATTAATCGAGAATTGATTATCTTTGATTTCAGCTACTTGTCTGCCGTCATCTCTTATAATTGTCGTGGATACAAAGAGTCCATCAGGACGCTTTTCAAATTTAAGAAGGTCACGACCATGAATTAGAAGAACAGTGTGAACGCCCATTCCTGTATGCCAAGCGACTGAATTACCCAAAAATACTTTTAACGCGTCTGGAGGTATATTACAAGAGTGGGCGGGATCGGGGTCGTTTGCAGGCATCAAAATGCCCTTATATGAAATCGGCTCGGTTCGCTTATTTACGGTAATATTCTGAGCCGTAATTCCTCCCGTTTGATTTTGAGAGACAACGCTGATAGTGGTTTGAGTATTCGGTGGCTGAAAATTGCCTTCGTTTAAAGATGTGTCTCGTC
This sequence is a window from Syntrophorhabdaceae bacterium. Protein-coding genes within it:
- a CDS encoding ATP-binding protein, which gives rise to MRNPFYSTELPVTAPFCDREKEMGELTSHALNRANVVLYSPRRYGKTSLVKRVQSKLAGEKVVTTYIDFFGIDSVEGVAQRLAMSLYSIYKKDMSLLQKASRILSSWKPSFTVKPDPESGFVITAEPATRARGIDLLDETLTQFGEFTAKNENGFHVAFDEFQEITQLPDSLKIEGVMRSHIQSHSNVSYFFIGSRRRLLVDIFNTSKRAFYKSAINYQLPPLPKKAAVEFIVERFLAAGKSCPEEIAGSVFDLVGGYPYYIQKIPYAIYEIAEEDVIRPDDLAKGVQQVHEDEKPVYESYLQALAPAQIRLLAAIAKEPAASPYSMEYMGRHNLGSIGGIQGALAKLTALDYIEKDEGTFRVVDPVFALWLKFAGSVEIEN
- a CDS encoding sulfatase-like hydrolase/transferase, which produces MDVIFSLRNNLSKIFLSRGLAPAVFFAIFLYTILYRVGLFYALYQKSQNLGLVVLGIGTGGIIMYFGTLFKDAIVAAALGFVVWGVQRVLAPLSRRQPLTAKWIVLSVGWLVLLLLSTTFALHWEILSQMGAAPTVSLVYYALQNSTVFEFLSYGSMVDALLVLLIMPAFLLQVLLPDTPRAFLRKWLIFIFVASLLAFIFSYLRPWEEPGDGTRNKFVPTQTKKVLAGRFDPAVTANPFAHLLMSLVWTPHNSFRALEKLPSPEQQRTPAYLDPLFTTTRPAPGGHVPAFARKPWNIVLVQMEGVNQEYAFAVDPLKGPVMPFLTSLAGKSLVLGRHFSTAVDTEVAVFSLFTGLFPMTQPIKLVLRPDLKLPTVFSLLSPTHSSFLVAASNLRMWYPVGLLKNSGLQEIWDVENSPSGKYYVGFMNFKDEKETADLFIEKVKNSKKPFIGVYCPYATHFPYVSSEMTKEEAQLKKRERYMITLRLVDAQIKRVFDALESQNLLDSTIFVVTADHGEAFGEHGTWAHGTSLFNTAVNVPMLFYQPKLFPGERRLQITSHADLLPTLLDVMGVGYSEGQFEGESILRERRRKYTFFYTPRSDQLGSVSNEGIKLWIDYRTNRCTAFDLRSDFAESNPSDCASHREQLEALSTFRRYHTNMLLDYSGVRPVPSTR